The Chryseobacterium shigense genomic sequence TATCGAATACCAAAATCCATCCATTTATGATTTTTTATTATATTATTTAGACGGTAAAAATAGAATTATTAATATTTTAATATCGTCATTCGTATTTATTGACCAATTTCAAACAATATTTTCTGGACAGGAATTACCTGGAAAAATAATGTTAAACAATGATCAAATTAAAATTATAGGAGATAGAATATTTGATTTGGAGGATAATCTAAAAACATGTAAGGTTTATCGTAATAATAATTATGGTGATAAATTTGAATTTGTTAAAAGTGAAGATTATCTATATCAATTCCTAAATTACCTTAACAATAACTATTCTGAAAAGTCTGAAAGTGTAATGAATTTTATATATAGAAATTTTGACATAAAATTTGATCACTCAAGCTATAAATCAGAGTATATTCAATTATTACATAATTTAGATCTAACTAGATTTGAATTTGAAGAAGAAAGATTAATAAGCGATTTTTTTATAGATATAGAGACTATCGAAGAGCTGGAAATTTTTGATGAATTTGGCTTATTGTTTCCTACTACTTACGAAAAGTGGATCAATTCAGAACATTTTGCAGAAACGGCTTATTACATTATTAGACAAGCATTAGAAGACATTACAGGAGAGGATGTATTTTATTATCAACCCATAATTGAAACTATATCTCGGATTTACCCCTTAGATTTATCCGATGAATTAAAATTCTTAGAGGATAAAGCTGAAGATCATGATCGCTATGTCGATCATCAGATAGAAATGGCAAATGATAGAGAGTTTGATGATTATGACTATAGTGATATATCTGATGATGTAATAATCGAGGAAATCTTTAATAGTTTGAAAGAGTAAGAAATCCTTTAAACTACTAAATGTAAATTCATATATTTGTGACTGAATTTTATTAAAAAAATAAAGCGTTAGCTATTTATTCTTGTTACTGAAAACTGGTAATTTAAAGATACACGAGATAAGTAGACCTAATGCCCATGCTTTGGCGTGGGCTTGGTTTATTTGTGTATCAGGTATACCAGTACCTCAGTAACAGTAAGCCTAAGTCCCACGCTTTCTGTTTAATTAATTTTTCACTTTGGGACTGAGTGATGCATTACTCATTTATGAAAAAGATTCACTTATTTTCTTTCACCGCACTACTTTGCTCATTATCTTGTGAAAATCCAAAACCTAAATTCAAAACAGGAGAAGATCCACACATTGACTCTATGATGGCTAAAATTAAAGCTAATCAAAAAGTACAATTTGATGAGATTGATCGTAAATTAGAATCACACTCTAAACTACAAATACACTACCTATTTGTTAAATTATCGGTTACTGAAAACAGGATAAGTCAAATGCAGGAATCTAATATTGTTTCTCAGATTCAAGAACTCAACAATATTAATGACGAAGTTAAAGCAAGATTTGAAGATCAGATAGTCGGCGAATATCTTAATTCGCCAAGTGCAAAAGCTTATCAAGGCAAGATAACACAGAAAGAAACATTCGTTTTTAGTAGCTATACTGAAGCAAGTGAAAAAAGAAATAGCTTTTTAATCTCAGAAAATTAGAATGATGAAAATAAAAATTATTGCAGGTTTGATGATGATTTTTTCTATAAAAACCATTTCTGCGCAGATCAAAACTTTCAACTACAATATGGTTCAGATCGTTGAAAGTAATAACCTAACTGAACTTTTACCTCAAAAGACTAAGATTATACTTGACAATACTAAAAAAACTGTAAGTATAAAAGATTCAGAACTACTGAAACCTTACGTTTTTAAAATAGATCCGAAAAGCCATTGTGACAAGTTTGGAAAATTGGAAGAAACAATAAGTTGTTTTTTAAGAAGCAAAGAAGGAAAACTCTATCTTTTCTCTTACAATAAAAACAGATTAGAAATTATGAATATTGCAGGAAATGGAACAAGATATATCAATATCAAATAATATTTACGTTCACTAATTTTTAGCTCAAGCAGCTAAATGATAATTAATAGTCCAGTCAAAATAAACTATTTTAAGTTAAAATTACATTTATTTTGTTTGGTATACAATTAGTTATTAATATATTATGGATATCTGGAATAAAGAAAAAAGGTCAGATGTAATGAGTAAAATTAGATCAACCAACACTAAACCTGAATTGATGCTAAGAAAATTCTTGTTTAGAAAAGGTATGAGATATCGTATAAATTACAAAAAGCTTCCTGGAAAACCAGATATAGTATTCCCTAAACACAAAGTTATCATCTTTGTAAATGGTTGTTTTTGGCATGGCCACGAAAATTGTAAAATTGCTCATTTACCGAAAACAAATACAGATTTTTGGCAAAATAAAATAAATAAAAATATCGAAAGGGATAATAAAAATATTCAAAATAATATACTGCTTGGGTGGAAGGTTTTAGTAATTTGGGAATGCGAAATCAATAAAAACAACCTAGAGAATATTTATAATAGAATACTAGATGCTATTTCTGAAGATTTGGAAGATAAAACATTTAAAATAACATTATACACAGAAAATGAGGAAAGTGTATCAAAAGTGAGTGAAGACATTTTTAAATATAATAATAAAAATTCAGGATTATAAATATTTTAGACAAGGGTGATAATTTTTTTATTAGTATATAGTCAATTCTTTTTTAAGATTATCCCGTTTCTAAAATCATTTAACATTCTACCTAATGGTTCATCTCCGCCATTTTCTTTAAAATATTTTAATATAGATTTATTAGTTCTTAAAATAATCCGATTGTAAAATTGATAAATATTAAGGTTCATTAATATATAATCATTTAATGAACCTTTCATTATTTTAACTAGCTCTTTTTTAAAACTATCAATATCCTCAGATGTTAGTCCTTCCGCTCGTTCGGGATCATCATAATGCTGAACCTCATCATAGTCTGTTATCATATTTGGAAAACCGATTCCATGCTTCAAGTTAGCTGACTTGTAAAACTTCTTCACATATTGATTTGATCTACATGAAAATAAAATAACATCTTTGTTTTCAAAAACAGCCAATTGATTTTCGGACATGAATATTTCTTGATGACCAATAGATGAGGCACCATTAAGACTATCACTAGTGCCATGGCCAAGAAACAAAATTACACTTTCTGTTGGAATAGATTTATAAAATGAAAAATTTGCATCTGGTGCTTCTAATCGAAAAACACTAATTAAAGACTCGTCAATCTCATTATAAATATTGCTTAAAAAGTCAGTTGTCGGATCAGCTGGATGTATTATACAAATTTTCTTACACATCTTTCAATTCTATCAATTCGGCAATTGCCAATTCTATTAATTTTATTTTGAACGCATTTGCTTGCTCGTCATTATCCTTTATTTTATCAGCGATTTCTTTTAAACTATACCCCCTATATATATCCATTGATCCATTAAATTCTAAATCCCCATTTGCTAACAAATTATCTATAATAAAATCATTATTGTCATCAACAACCTTTTCTATATATGAGATAATTTTACTTTCGACTTCCTCACGTTTTGCAAAATCAACTATATCTATTTTAATAAGTGTTTTAAATTTATCCCAGGCTTCATCAAAGTTTTTCTTACTTTTCTTATGATCATTTAAATAACCTTGTACTATTTCTTCTAGTTCAGAAGAATAAAGAATCTTCTTGGCTTTTAATGTATTACTAA encodes the following:
- a CDS encoding very short patch repair endonuclease, encoding MDIWNKEKRSDVMSKIRSTNTKPELMLRKFLFRKGMRYRINYKKLPGKPDIVFPKHKVIIFVNGCFWHGHENCKIAHLPKTNTDFWQNKINKNIERDNKNIQNNILLGWKVLVIWECEINKNNLENIYNRILDAISEDLEDKTFKITLYTENEESVSKVSEDIFKYNNKNSGL